From Mauremys mutica isolate MM-2020 ecotype Southern chromosome 15, ASM2049712v1, whole genome shotgun sequence, one genomic window encodes:
- the DACT3 gene encoding dapper homolog 3 isoform X2: protein MWELEQQVGGLRLYPEKACGEAAETDSWPSSGFYEGASSAVASDSPASGFGDSSGFPSVSGSCSRIGQAESRGSYASERPKSVGEVGSSGKDSAGRGMVPRSYSAPYSSSQDYPSEPPPRLPPRDSLDPFLYPSPLHAVAMQNPLLRGRLYDAAPFSPGLAYGAEQVGGLEEFGGQELPCYPEAAHCHKVESYISRLIRRRSQLARGGKPRTSLNAEPPAKAVARQNSLCKRPSELLAPPAERKHPPAMERGSSTPSPCGYEGGAGAAARIWSSWDAAAERTLVGKGAPEGYAPPHSSLKKPPKLQALAHLRPALSVDHYEEGPGEDCAHARNGQEPPPYEELGGRLPLACTEDGACQMVKAQYIPAQQPPRAQQAHRGAKKKPPPLTKGRSMELSPERALVTARERPRAAAMPKKCRFTEEGGEVPGGRRASARKGSPRGKKAARSQSENSLLNKPGASGTKYHTVERDEVVLKPSRQRRPHPGAAGYRKWRSTAEICQEEAGAGEPRRSRRAGRSGPGAASPPRNVLYGYAGSDSECSGGRGGGARRAPVCRLEEGLAYGDSESSLSEGGSPAFSTGSSDTDESSGLVWPQQLSPQLVASAGPSQAGGRPKVFVKIKASHALKKKIMRFRSGSLKVMTTV from the exons ATGTGGGAACTGGAGCAGCAAGTGGGGGGGCTGCGGCTGTACCCCGAAAAGGCCTGCGGGGAGGCAGCCGAGACGGACAGCTGGCCCAGCTCGG GTTTCTACGAGGGGGCCTCCTCCGCGGTGGCCTCAGACTCGCCAGCCTCCGGCTTCGGGGACTCTTCCGGCTTCCCCTCCGTCTCCGGCTCCTGCTCCCGCATTGGCCAGGCCGAGTCGCGTGGCAGCTACGCCAGCGAGCGCCCCAAATCCGTGG GCGAGGTGGGCAGCAGTGGCAAAGACAGTGCCGGGCGGGGCATGGTTCCCCGCTCCTACTCGGCCCCCTACTCCAGCTCTCAGGACTACCCCTCCGAGCCGCCCCCGCGCCTCCCGCCCCGGGACAGCCTGGATCCCTTCCTGTACCCCAGTCCCCTTCACGCTGTGGCCATGCAGAACCCGCTGCTCCGCGGCCGCCTCTACGACGCTGCCCCCTTCTCGCCGGGCCTGGCCTATGGGGCGGAGCAGGTCGGGGGGCTGGAGGAGTTcggggggcaggagctgccctGTTACCCCGAGGCCGCGCACTGCCACAAGGTGGAGAGCTACATCTCGCGGCTGATCCGCCGGCGCAGCCAGCTGGCGCGGGGCGGGAAACCCCGGACTAGCCTCAACGCTGAGCCGCCCGCCAAGGCGGTGGCCCGCCAGAACAGCCTCTGCAAGAGGCCCTCGGAGCTGCTGGCCCCACCGGCGGAGCGCAAGCACCCCCCGGCCATGGAGCGGGGCAGCAGCACCCCCTCTCCCTGCGGCTACGAGGGTGGGGCCGGCGCGGCCGCCCGGATCTGGTCGTCTTGGGACGCCGCGGCCGAGAGGACGCTGGTCGGCAAGGGGGCCCCCGAAGGCtacgcccccccccactccagcctcaAGAAGCCCCCCAAGCTGCAGGCGCTGGCCCACCTCCGGCCTGCCCTGTCGGTGGATCACTACGAGGAGGGGCCGGGCGAGGATTGCGCCCATGCCAGGAACGGCCAGGAACCCCCTCCCTacgaggagctggggggccgccTCCCGCTGGCCTGCACCGAGGACGGGGCCTGCCAGATGGTGAAGGCCCAGTACATCCCGGCCCAGCAGCCCCCCCGTGCCCAGCAGGCCCATCGAGGCGCCAAAAAgaagccccctcccctcaccaagGGGCGCTCGATGGAGCTGTCACCAGAGCGGGCCCTGGTGACAGCCAGGGAGAGGCCTCGGGCAGCGGCGATGCCCAAGAAGTGCCGCTTCACCGAGGAAGGTGGGGAAGTGCCAGGGGGGCGCCGGGCGAGTGCCAGGAAAGGCTCCCCCCGAGGCAAGAAGGCAGCGCGCTCCCAGTCGGAGAACAGCCTCCTGAACAAGCCGGGCGCCTCGGGCACCAAGTACCACACGGTGGAGCGGGACGAGGTGGTGCTCAAGCCATCCCGGCAACGCCGCCCCCACCCCGGCGCCGCTGGCTACCGGAAGTGGCGCTCGACGGCGGAGATCTGCCAGGAGGAGGCGGGCGCTGGGGAGCCAcggcggagccggcgggcggggcgGAGCGGGCCAGGCGCCGCCTCGCCTCCCCGCAATGTGCTGTACGGCTACGCCGGGAGCGACTCGGAGTGCTCGGGCGGGCGGGGCGGCGGGGCGCGGCGGGCCCCCGTGTGCcggctggaggaggggctggcTTACGGCGACAGCGAGTCCAGCCTGAGTGAGGGCGGCTCGCCCGCCTTCAGCACCGGCTCCAGCGACACGGACGAGAGCAGCGGGCTGGTGTGGCCCCAGCAGCTCTCGCCGCAGCTGGTCGCCAGCGCGGGGCCCAGCCAGGCCGGCGGGCGGCCCAAGGTTTTTGTCAAGATCAAGGCCTCGCACGCCCTCAAGAAGAAGATTATGCGCTTCCGATCGGGCTCCCTGAAAGTGATGACAACGGTGTGA
- the GNG8 gene encoding guanine nucleotide-binding protein G(I)/G(S)/G(O) subunit gamma-8 isoform X1, with product MQQLPAGQAPGWGTMSNNMAKIAEARKTVEQLKLEVNIDRMKVSKAAADLLAYCEAHAKEDPLVTPVPSSENPFREKRLFCIVL from the exons ATGCAGCAG CTCCCTGCAGGGCAAGCGCCTGGCTGGGGAACCATGTCCAATAACATGGCCAAGATCGCTGAGGCCCGCAAGACGGTGGAGCAGCTCAAGCTGGAGGTGAACATCGACCGCATGAAG GTGTCAAAGGCGGCGGCGGATTTGCTGGCCTACTGTGAGGCGCACGCCAAAGAGGACCCACTGGTGACCCCGGTGCCCTCCTCGGAGAACCCCTTCCGTGAAAAGCGGCTCTTCTGCATCGTGCTGTGA
- the DACT3 gene encoding dapper homolog 3 isoform X1 gives MIRAFSFPVSPERGRLRGWLEGSLAGLCELHLLRERQERRVRQALRLGTEPAEPAAGEPEPGSAGEPAPEEQLDALPGLMWELEQQVGGLRLYPEKACGEAAETDSWPSSGFYEGASSAVASDSPASGFGDSSGFPSVSGSCSRIGQAESRGSYASERPKSVGEVGSSGKDSAGRGMVPRSYSAPYSSSQDYPSEPPPRLPPRDSLDPFLYPSPLHAVAMQNPLLRGRLYDAAPFSPGLAYGAEQVGGLEEFGGQELPCYPEAAHCHKVESYISRLIRRRSQLARGGKPRTSLNAEPPAKAVARQNSLCKRPSELLAPPAERKHPPAMERGSSTPSPCGYEGGAGAAARIWSSWDAAAERTLVGKGAPEGYAPPHSSLKKPPKLQALAHLRPALSVDHYEEGPGEDCAHARNGQEPPPYEELGGRLPLACTEDGACQMVKAQYIPAQQPPRAQQAHRGAKKKPPPLTKGRSMELSPERALVTARERPRAAAMPKKCRFTEEGGEVPGGRRASARKGSPRGKKAARSQSENSLLNKPGASGTKYHTVERDEVVLKPSRQRRPHPGAAGYRKWRSTAEICQEEAGAGEPRRSRRAGRSGPGAASPPRNVLYGYAGSDSECSGGRGGGARRAPVCRLEEGLAYGDSESSLSEGGSPAFSTGSSDTDESSGLVWPQQLSPQLVASAGPSQAGGRPKVFVKIKASHALKKKIMRFRSGSLKVMTTV, from the exons GATGCGCTGCCTGGGCTGATGTGGGAACTGGAGCAGCAAGTGGGGGGGCTGCGGCTGTACCCCGAAAAGGCCTGCGGGGAGGCAGCCGAGACGGACAGCTGGCCCAGCTCGG GTTTCTACGAGGGGGCCTCCTCCGCGGTGGCCTCAGACTCGCCAGCCTCCGGCTTCGGGGACTCTTCCGGCTTCCCCTCCGTCTCCGGCTCCTGCTCCCGCATTGGCCAGGCCGAGTCGCGTGGCAGCTACGCCAGCGAGCGCCCCAAATCCGTGG GCGAGGTGGGCAGCAGTGGCAAAGACAGTGCCGGGCGGGGCATGGTTCCCCGCTCCTACTCGGCCCCCTACTCCAGCTCTCAGGACTACCCCTCCGAGCCGCCCCCGCGCCTCCCGCCCCGGGACAGCCTGGATCCCTTCCTGTACCCCAGTCCCCTTCACGCTGTGGCCATGCAGAACCCGCTGCTCCGCGGCCGCCTCTACGACGCTGCCCCCTTCTCGCCGGGCCTGGCCTATGGGGCGGAGCAGGTCGGGGGGCTGGAGGAGTTcggggggcaggagctgccctGTTACCCCGAGGCCGCGCACTGCCACAAGGTGGAGAGCTACATCTCGCGGCTGATCCGCCGGCGCAGCCAGCTGGCGCGGGGCGGGAAACCCCGGACTAGCCTCAACGCTGAGCCGCCCGCCAAGGCGGTGGCCCGCCAGAACAGCCTCTGCAAGAGGCCCTCGGAGCTGCTGGCCCCACCGGCGGAGCGCAAGCACCCCCCGGCCATGGAGCGGGGCAGCAGCACCCCCTCTCCCTGCGGCTACGAGGGTGGGGCCGGCGCGGCCGCCCGGATCTGGTCGTCTTGGGACGCCGCGGCCGAGAGGACGCTGGTCGGCAAGGGGGCCCCCGAAGGCtacgcccccccccactccagcctcaAGAAGCCCCCCAAGCTGCAGGCGCTGGCCCACCTCCGGCCTGCCCTGTCGGTGGATCACTACGAGGAGGGGCCGGGCGAGGATTGCGCCCATGCCAGGAACGGCCAGGAACCCCCTCCCTacgaggagctggggggccgccTCCCGCTGGCCTGCACCGAGGACGGGGCCTGCCAGATGGTGAAGGCCCAGTACATCCCGGCCCAGCAGCCCCCCCGTGCCCAGCAGGCCCATCGAGGCGCCAAAAAgaagccccctcccctcaccaagGGGCGCTCGATGGAGCTGTCACCAGAGCGGGCCCTGGTGACAGCCAGGGAGAGGCCTCGGGCAGCGGCGATGCCCAAGAAGTGCCGCTTCACCGAGGAAGGTGGGGAAGTGCCAGGGGGGCGCCGGGCGAGTGCCAGGAAAGGCTCCCCCCGAGGCAAGAAGGCAGCGCGCTCCCAGTCGGAGAACAGCCTCCTGAACAAGCCGGGCGCCTCGGGCACCAAGTACCACACGGTGGAGCGGGACGAGGTGGTGCTCAAGCCATCCCGGCAACGCCGCCCCCACCCCGGCGCCGCTGGCTACCGGAAGTGGCGCTCGACGGCGGAGATCTGCCAGGAGGAGGCGGGCGCTGGGGAGCCAcggcggagccggcgggcggggcgGAGCGGGCCAGGCGCCGCCTCGCCTCCCCGCAATGTGCTGTACGGCTACGCCGGGAGCGACTCGGAGTGCTCGGGCGGGCGGGGCGGCGGGGCGCGGCGGGCCCCCGTGTGCcggctggaggaggggctggcTTACGGCGACAGCGAGTCCAGCCTGAGTGAGGGCGGCTCGCCCGCCTTCAGCACCGGCTCCAGCGACACGGACGAGAGCAGCGGGCTGGTGTGGCCCCAGCAGCTCTCGCCGCAGCTGGTCGCCAGCGCGGGGCCCAGCCAGGCCGGCGGGCGGCCCAAGGTTTTTGTCAAGATCAAGGCCTCGCACGCCCTCAAGAAGAAGATTATGCGCTTCCGATCGGGCTCCCTGAAAGTGATGACAACGGTGTGA
- the GNG8 gene encoding guanine nucleotide-binding protein G(I)/G(S)/G(O) subunit gamma-8 isoform X2, whose amino-acid sequence MQQLPAGQAPGWGTMSNNMAKIAEARKTVEQLKLEVSKAAADLLAYCEAHAKEDPLVTPVPSSENPFREKRLFCIVL is encoded by the exons ATGCAGCAG CTCCCTGCAGGGCAAGCGCCTGGCTGGGGAACCATGTCCAATAACATGGCCAAGATCGCTGAGGCCCGCAAGACGGTGGAGCAGCTCAAGCTGGAG GTGTCAAAGGCGGCGGCGGATTTGCTGGCCTACTGTGAGGCGCACGCCAAAGAGGACCCACTGGTGACCCCGGTGCCCTCCTCGGAGAACCCCTTCCGTGAAAAGCGGCTCTTCTGCATCGTGCTGTGA